The Elgaria multicarinata webbii isolate HBS135686 ecotype San Diego chromosome 1, rElgMul1.1.pri, whole genome shotgun sequence genome includes the window CCCCAGAGCCGTGCTCTCAGTCTGCGAGCAATGCCCGCGGGAGCCACTTTCGGCAAGCCCGTCTCTTTGCCCAGCGCGGGCGCCCAATTCCACGCACCGCCCGCTGCTGCCAATGACAGGCGGGCAACGTCTGAAGGCGTCGTCGTTTTCCCGGTTCTTTGGTTCcttatcctccccacccccaccccgctccagcGCTTTtaactttctcttttctctctcttatgcCTCCCCAAGTTCCTTCTCCTCGTTTATCGTTTTACCTCGGTATCGCtccccttcttctttcttccccatttccttttcttctccctcccccttttctcttccctctgtcACCTTCCTGGGTTTTCTTCCTCCCAcaatcctttccctcctcctcttctccctctgtcttcttcttcttcttcttcttcttcttcttcttcttcttcttcttcttcttcttcttcttcttcttcttcttcttcttcttcttctccttctccttctccttctccttctccttctccttctccttctccttctccttctccttctccttctccttctccttctctttctcctcctccacctcctcctcctccttctctttctctttctctccacttaccctttccctcctcccccaccaattttcactttcccctccttttcctctccctccctccctccccccccccgcgcccctcCTTCACCGCTCTCCGCTTGGTCTTTCTCTCCACCAGGATGCTGATGGAGCGGTCCCCCAGTGACCCGCCGCGGGATGCAGCGCacggagccggagccggagcgGAGGGCGTCGGCGAGCCGGACTTGGGCTTGGGctccggcagcagcagcggcggcggcggcgatccCCGGCGGCGCGGGGGAGGCATGGCCCTCCCGGGGGAGCCGGCGTTGCTCAACGGGGTTGCCAAGGAGACCGGCCGgccgcccccctcccccggcgCAGCCCCCCCCGCCGCGCCAGTGCCGGTGATCGAGCTGGTGCGCGGCGGCGGCCGCCCCCCTATAAAAGCCAGAGACGCGCCGGCCGGGGCCATGCAGAGCCAGCGAGAGCgcgacagcggcggcggcggcagcagcagagcgCCGCGCTCCGAGCCGGCCACGGCCACGgccctcgccctcgccctcgcCAGCAGCGCCACGGGCCCCGGCGCCGGCACGCCCCCCGccggagggagcagcagcagcggctgcagcagcagcagcagcgacgccCGCATGGTGCAGCTCAGCCCCACCGCAGCGCCGGCGCTCCCGCTCCAGCCGCCCGCCAGAGCCATGCTCTACGGCCTCGGACCCCCGCTCAGCGCCGCCAGCAGGTCCGTGGCAGAGCCCGCCGCCTCGACCGCTTCGCTTGGGGGGCGGCGGACTTGGGGGGTGTCCCTCTGGTTTCCTCCGCCTGCCATCCGGCTTGGGCTTCTTCTTTCATTACTtgcggtgttgttgttgttgttgttgttgttgttgaatatttCACAATGCAACCATTTCTAATAACCTgcactcctcccccccctccacaccgTGAGcctctttccctttaaaaactttttagCCTTTCCTCGAGTTGTTTTCTTGcctcttttctttccatttccctTTGCTTCACTTTCGAAAAAAAGcatcttttaaattattatttgctTCCTATTATTTCAGATTTCCTTGCTTTTGGTATCCCCTCCGTGCTCAACATGGACTGTGAGAAaagctctcccccgccccccttttGCCTTGTCTGTCTTCTTTTATTTCATCAGGTGTGAGTTTGGGGCTTATGGACTAAATGCAGGTTTCGTCTATAAGATCCAATGGGCCGCACTTCGCCAAAAGGCGGGTTGGGCCTCCTGAGCAAAAGATGCTTTGTCGTTGTGGATCTACACAGACGATTTATCTATCGGCAATTCTCTTCTGAAAGCAATGGCAACAGCAAATCGCCAAAATTAAGCAGCTGGCTGATGTACCACTTATGAAACCCTTTACAGCAAGATCTTTAAAAATACCtcccccctttttgtgtgtgtgtatggaaatgTATGTGATAGAGAGATTGTAGAGCACTCTGAACGGGTAAATATAATAGGATTGTTAGTAGTAAGAGGAGTAATAATGGGAAAAAGCATAGATATAACAAAGGTGATACCTGTATTCTGAAGTTTCTGGCTCTCTAGGGAACGGTAGGTAGGCAGGCACTGGCCAAATATATGAAGCGAGAGAAAACGTTTCCTCCCATAGATTTTACTGAGTGTTTAATAAATGGATTCGCCATGAGTTGCCACCATTACCTAGGCAGTTGTCCAGGGTCTTTCTTTCTGCCTGCAGAAATGCAAGGCAGTTTAATGGCAATTCACACGTATGTTGTGAGTGAAATCTCTGTAAAGCAATAGCCAAACTGCCCTTTTCGGGGTTAATAGATGCTTTGACAATGATTTCTTGGAGGCAGGTATTTTAACCTGGATATGTATCCCTTGGGCTAAAAGAAAAAATGCTGCAAATTATACCTCAGTTCTTTGATAAATAAGGTACACATGTAATACATCTGAATCCCAAAACTATTTATTTAGAAGACAAATGGATTGTGATAGAACTTACAGCCAAATAAATTTGCTTGGAATTGCAGCCCaagctctttgtgtgtgtgtgtgtgtgttgatataCCAGAAGCATTTATCAATACATGTACACAAATTATAAATGCTTATCACACAACGAACAAACTAACACACACTCATAACGTACCTGAAAAGAAAACTACTTGAACCTTTTCTCATTGGCTCTAGTAGAAGTCCGCTGAGCTAGACCGCCTTGGGTTTTtcctcattttgttgttgttttctgcctcTTGCTTTGCAGTGGATTCTTTGGAGAGCCAGACAACTTCTCAATGTACAACAACAACCGGGTGAAAAGAAGACCATCCCCATATGAAGTGGAGCTTTCTGATGGTGAGGAGATATTTCCCCACTCCATACCCCCcagatgtgtgtgtttgggggggacgGACTGAGGTCTACTGGAGCACAGACTGCATCTACTACTTAATTTCCTGATGTTTCTGAGGTGGGAAAATCGCTTAGAGCAGATTATGGCCTAGAAGTTGAACCTGCGGCAAAAATATCTTCGAGGATATTATTCTCCGCTCTTGCAACAGTAAGCCAGAATTTCATGGCCACCGagctttttttagttttttattttttatttattttaaagccctaaaatattttttccacccctatttttttaaaatacttctgCAAAGCTTGGGGATCTCTCAAGCCTGCTGACAACTCTCTATTGTGTGTGGAGAATGCAGTTCTGGCTACctaatttattttataatttattttattttatcttgtacaccactctgaaattttgaatgggtatataaatattgggtatataaatattttgagtggtatatgaatattgtaaataaaataaataaggctcCACACTCAGATAATGACTTTGCTGTCAAGATAGTGTAGTACACAGTGCTCCATGCAGCAAACTAATTGTGCTGAAATCAAAAGAACATATCTGGCAATACTGGCTGGGGGTTTGGGAGCAGGAGCTGTAGACTTTCAACTTAGAGGGCCAGGCTGCAACCTAGAGAgtctccttttcctttccatcTGCCACTGAATTGGGAAATGAGGCAGCAGCAGTTTCTCCTGTCCATCCAGCCCCAAATCTTGTCACCCAGCCTCTCCCTTGCATGCTGCACAAtagatggggagggagagagataagGATTACTAtaaaccaggggctcatctacacctgcaaccctttggggaatggggagggatgatcacagagttttccacttccaggattgtccctcagGAGCCACACACCAGCAAGTTGCCCCAGAAGTAAAGAGGCCGATTGttttgaatacacacacacagggaactcagtgctggaagatgccgagcgccatcccaaagatggcaaaaatgctctccccctcaccacaATGTccacaaactcccccccccc containing:
- the TAL1 gene encoding T-cell acute lymphocytic leukemia protein 1, whose protein sequence is MLMERSPSDPPRDAAHGAGAGAEGVGEPDLGLGSGSSSGGGGDPRRRGGGMALPGEPALLNGVAKETGRPPPSPGAAPPAAPVPVIELVRGGGRPPIKARDAPAGAMQSQRERDSGGGGSSRAPRSEPATASSSSSDARMVQLSPTAAPALPLQPPARAMLYGLGPPLSAASSGFFGEPDNFSMYNNNRVKRRPSPYEVELSDGPHTKVVRRIFTNSRERWRQQNVNGAFAELRKLIPTHPPDKKLSKNEILRLAMKYINFLAKLLNDQEEEGSQRSKVSKDTGIVQEDLLQDMLSPNSSCGSSLDGAGSPDSFTEEHETLDPKHTRALHHSILPIESNAQR